The Synergistota bacterium nucleotide sequence GGGAAATTATACGTTCTTATCTTCTCGCTTCTTTCGCCAGTTCCAACTTGACTCTTACGCATGGAGGCTATTTCGCTTTCCTTTTTTCGTCTTTCCATCTCATAGAGCTTGGCTCTAAGGACACTTAAAGCCCTCTGCTTATTTTTGTATTGTGAGCGCTCGTCCTGGCAAGAAACAACTATACCCGTGGGGATATGAGTTATTCTGACAGCGGAATCAGTTTTGTTAACATACTGTCCACCCCGGCCACTGGCTCTGAAGGTCTCTATCTTCAGATCCTCCTCTTTTACTTCTACCTCAACATCTTCAACCTCTGGAAGCACCGCTACTGTAGCTGTAGATGTGTGAATTCTTCCTCCCGATTCGGTCACCGGAATTCTTTGAACCCTATGTACTCCACTCTCAAACTTCAATCTACTATAGGCTCCAGAACCTACTATTCTAAAGATAATCTCCTTATATCCCCCTATGCCAGTTTCATTCCTGTCAAGAACCTCTACCTTCCATCCTCTCCGCTCAGCATATCGTGCATACATTCTAAATAAATCAGCAGCAAAAAGAGCAGCTTCCTCTCCTCCAGCCCCCGCTCTTATCTCCATAATGATATTCCTCTCATCCATGGGATCCTTAGGAATAAGAGCAAGTTTCAGGTCTTCCTCAAGAGCTTCAAGCTTCTCCTCAAGAATTTTGATTTCCTCCTTCGCAAGCTCCCGAAGCTCAGAATCCTCCTCCGCCAGGATTTTATTCTCCTCAAGCTCACTCTGAAGCCTCTTATACTCTCTGTACCTCAAAACTATCCCCTCAAGCTCAGAGTGAGCCTTAGCAACCTTTTGAAGCTCCTTAGGATCAGAAGCTAATGCAGGATCGGTGAGTTTTCTCGATAGAATCTCATACTCTTCCTCGATTTTCTTCAGTCTCTCCCACATCTCCCAAAGCCTCCTTTAAAGCAGCTATGCCTACCTCAATCTGATC carries:
- the prfA gene encoding peptide chain release factor 1, which translates into the protein MWERLKKIEEEYEILSRKLTDPALASDPKELQKVAKAHSELEGIVLRYREYKRLQSELEENKILAEEDSELRELAKEEIKILEEKLEALEEDLKLALIPKDPMDERNIIMEIRAGAGGEEAALFAADLFRMYARYAERRGWKVEVLDRNETGIGGYKEIIFRIVGSGAYSRLKFESGVHRVQRIPVTESGGRIHTSTATVAVLPEVEDVEVEVKEEDLKIETFRASGRGGQYVNKTDSAVRITHIPTGIVVSCQDERSQYKNKQRALSVLRAKLYEMERRKKESEIASMRKSQVGTGERSEKIRTYNFPQNRVTDHRIGLTLYKLEEILDGDLDEIIDALIVADRSEKLSKLAVA